The Syntrophotalea acetylenivorans genome contains the following window.
CGGGGAACTGGAAGCAACTGCCCGGCAACTTGACTTGCCGATATTCCAACCGCAGCGCTGCAACGACCCCGAGTTTCTCGCTACCATACGAAGCCTGAGTCCCGAACTGAACCTTTCGGTTTCTTACGACCAGATACTGCGCCCGCCGATTTTGGAAACCGCTCCGCTTGGTTTTGTCAATTTCCATGCCGGCATGCTCCCCTGGTATCGAGGGCGTAGCGTTATCAACTGGGCCATTATTAATGGCGAAACCCAGATTGGACTGACCGCGCATTTTGTTGATGAAGGAATCGACACTGGCGACATCATCCTCCAAAAATCTCTACCAGTAACTTGGACAGATACTTACGCAGAAGTCATGGAACGAATGATTGCCTCTTTCCCCGGACTGGTGGTCGATACCGTGGAACTGTTGGCTTCGGGTCATTTCGATCGACGCCCGCAGGCTCATCTGCCCGGGAGTTATTTTCCGCAGCGCGGGCCTGGTGACGAATGGATCGACTGGAATGACACAAGCAGCAATATCTACAACAAGATTCGAGGCATCACCACCCCTGGGCCCGGCGCGCGCACCTTTTTGGATGGACAGCCAATGATTCTCTGGAGAGCAAGTTACGATCTCTCCTGGCCGAAATACCAGGCAACACCCGGCCAGGTGGTCGGTATCGAATCCTCCGGTGTAAGAGTAAAAACCGGGGATTCTACCCTGATTCTCAACCTGGTGGAGTTACCCGAGGACTCCCAGGGACCCCGCCTGCCTCGCTTTAAGATCGGAACTCGCTTCGGAATCAATCTGCATGAGCATATCCTGCAGCTACAACAGCAGATACTAGAACTCCGTTGCATAGAAAAAACCTCTTAAGATTTGTTCTTTTCCCGTCGAAAAGTATTTCAAGTCACGATGACTCGTTTTTTTTTCAAGGAGGAATCAAACGATGCCCCAAACCGTGCTTGGCATCATCCCAGCCCGCGGCGGCTCCAAAGGCGTACCACGCAAAAACATCCGGCCTCTGGTCGGTCGCCCGTTAATTGCCCACACCATCGACAAAGCGTTTCAATCCAACTCTCTCGATCGGGTGCTGGTTTCGACCGACGATGCTGAAATTGCGGCCGCTGCTCGCCACTGTGGAGCGGAGGTGCCTTTTCTGCGTCCCGCTGAATTCGCCACCGACACCGCCTCATCGCTCTCGGTAATCCGCCACGCCATTAATTGGCTGGCGATTAACGAGCAGTATCATCCCGACGCTGTGGCCATTCTTCCGCCAACCTCGCCGCTGCGCACCGTGGAGCATATTGACCAGACAGTTGGCTTGCTCTGGAGTTCCGGTCTTGATTCGGCTGTAACAGTCATCCCGGTCCAGGACCATCCCTATTTTATTTTCAGCCGCAGCGCCAGGGGGCAAATGGAAGAATTGATCCACCTCCCCGAGAAACCGCTGCGTCGCCAAGAACTCCCCGAGTTCTTCACCCACAGTCAGTCGGTTATCGTCTCGCGTACCGAATACCTAAAGCGGTGTGAAGACAAGGACGCAATCTTCAACTTTCGCTCTATGGCCGGCTATCCCGTTGACCAGGAAAGCGCTATGGACATCGACACTCTGAATGATTTTGCAATTGCCGAGGCCCGCCTGGCACAACGCCTGACTGCCCAGCAAGCGGTGGCCTGAAGCGAAGCCCGAGGCGGCTTAAAGGGAGAAACAGATGAGCAAGCCCAAGCTCAGTGCCGACTTTGACGTGGATACCCCCGTCGATCATAATTTCCATCTGAGCCCCAGCGAAAAGATTAAGCGCTGGGAAGCTACACTCCCCCCCGACTACTGGGAATACCGGCAGAAGTGGGAAGATTTCCCAAAGCAAAAGATTGTCGGTGGATTCCCCATTCATCTCGACATCGAGGCGACCAATGCCTGCAACCTGAAGTGTGTCATGTGCCCGCGGACAGATATGATCGAGGCCGGTACCTTCTGGAATATTGGAATGTTTGACTTCGAGGCCTATTGTCGTCTGATCGACGAAGGGATCAATAAAGGCCTGTGCTCCCTCAAATACAACTACCTCGGCGAACCGACTTTGAACCCCCGCTTGGTGGAAATGATTCGTTACGCCAAGCAGGCCGGAGTGGTCGACGTCATGTTCAATACCAACGCAATGCTGCTTACCGAGGAACTCTCCAGGAAGCTCAT
Protein-coding sequences here:
- a CDS encoding methionyl-tRNA formyltransferase; its protein translation is MKILYFGDADWGAAALRELVRRGHDLLGVVLRKNPTDGELEATARQLDLPIFQPQRCNDPEFLATIRSLSPELNLSVSYDQILRPPILETAPLGFVNFHAGMLPWYRGRSVINWAIINGETQIGLTAHFVDEGIDTGDIILQKSLPVTWTDTYAEVMERMIASFPGLVVDTVELLASGHFDRRPQAHLPGSYFPQRGPGDEWIDWNDTSSNIYNKIRGITTPGPGARTFLDGQPMILWRASYDLSWPKYQATPGQVVGIESSGVRVKTGDSTLILNLVELPEDSQGPRLPRFKIGTRFGINLHEHILQLQQQILELRCIEKTS
- a CDS encoding cytidylyltransferase domain-containing protein codes for the protein MPQTVLGIIPARGGSKGVPRKNIRPLVGRPLIAHTIDKAFQSNSLDRVLVSTDDAEIAAAARHCGAEVPFLRPAEFATDTASSLSVIRHAINWLAINEQYHPDAVAILPPTSPLRTVEHIDQTVGLLWSSGLDSAVTVIPVQDHPYFIFSRSARGQMEELIHLPEKPLRRQELPEFFTHSQSVIVSRTEYLKRCEDKDAIFNFRSMAGYPVDQESAMDIDTLNDFAIAEARLAQRLTAQQAVA